Proteins from one Nitrobacteraceae bacterium AZCC 2146 genomic window:
- a CDS encoding catecholate siderophore receptor (product_source=KO:K16090; cath_funfam=2.170.130.10,2.40.170.20; cog=COG4774; ko=KO:K16090; pfam=PF00593,PF07715; superfamily=56935; tigrfam=TIGR01783) produces MNTAKTPRSLRSGATTLSTDENSPSGRKVSAVAGLIAVASFSGAEAQQSNLPPVTIDAPVARPRPAASKPTPDQTRARTALRRAARRTQPAQIAPVPFPNAGALGAPDRNPYADAAAPYKVDRLSGNKFSEPLLNTPKTVTVLSKELLEDKNATSLKEVARTTAGVTLGTGEGGNAFGDRFFIRGFDARNDIFIDGVRDPAVSIRENFFTEQVEILRGPASSFAGRGTTGGAINIVTKQAGDRNFYNAEATLGTDQTKRINLDFNQVISPTLSIRADGMFQKAEVAGRDYVTDDRWGGLLAGKWTPSDSVKITANYIHTDLNQLPDFGVPYNSAAKAPFTELGVPRGTYYGFVNRDFQRTKQDIGTLNGEFHITDDLTFNNKFRAQKSVLNYIGTIPEAPNLVTLTYQGNPQSRYQSTDVLANQSDFTYKFDTGPIKHTAVFGVEISRERTSIDSYTGLSSEAVGPGAFSGTGAVLNASIFNPPNLTPFPNFNPKLTGNATTIPVDTNSGYVIETANWRDVIILNGGIRYDDYNVSAHKAATPGTVVSSNSGMTNWNVGIVVKPVPFASVYAAYATSSNPVGAEVDGTSANYGGLNPTATINQIFAPQQSKAAEVGTKWELFDRHLLVTGALFQTTVSNAREAVPNGLPNAGTIVAGAGYQIQGIDLGVAGKITDKWSVFGGLVLMTNRVNNSVVASNIGLGLANIANQSFNVLTKYQLTDVWEIGGQATYRSKIYGGTLLIANQGTVLPDYWRFDAFVEAKVTKNLTVKFFANNLTNKLYYDAFYQSAAPFVFVAPGRSFSLVASAKF; encoded by the coding sequence ATGAACACGGCCAAGACACCTCGATCGTTGCGTTCGGGGGCGACAACCCTTTCGACCGATGAAAATAGCCCCTCCGGCCGCAAGGTCTCGGCCGTCGCCGGCCTCATCGCGGTTGCTTCCTTTAGCGGCGCGGAAGCGCAGCAATCCAACCTCCCGCCGGTCACGATCGATGCCCCGGTCGCCCGGCCACGTCCGGCCGCGTCGAAGCCGACGCCGGACCAGACCCGCGCACGCACCGCGCTTCGCCGCGCGGCGCGCCGGACCCAGCCGGCGCAGATCGCACCGGTGCCGTTTCCCAATGCCGGCGCTCTCGGTGCGCCGGATCGCAATCCCTACGCCGACGCAGCTGCGCCCTATAAGGTCGATCGCCTGTCCGGCAACAAGTTCAGCGAGCCGCTGCTGAACACGCCCAAGACGGTGACGGTGCTGTCGAAGGAATTGCTCGAAGACAAGAACGCCACCAGCCTGAAAGAGGTGGCGCGCACCACCGCCGGCGTGACGCTTGGCACCGGGGAGGGCGGTAACGCCTTTGGCGACCGTTTCTTCATCCGCGGCTTTGACGCCCGCAACGACATCTTCATCGACGGCGTCCGCGATCCCGCCGTCAGCATCCGCGAGAACTTCTTCACCGAACAGGTCGAAATCCTGCGCGGTCCGGCTTCGTCCTTCGCGGGACGCGGCACCACCGGCGGCGCGATCAATATCGTTACTAAGCAGGCGGGCGATCGCAATTTCTACAATGCAGAGGCGACGCTCGGCACCGACCAGACCAAACGCATCAATCTCGACTTCAACCAGGTCATCAGCCCGACGCTGTCGATCCGGGCCGATGGCATGTTCCAGAAGGCCGAGGTTGCGGGCCGCGACTACGTCACGGACGATCGCTGGGGCGGCTTGCTCGCCGGCAAGTGGACGCCGAGCGACTCGGTGAAGATCACCGCGAACTACATTCACACCGATCTCAACCAGTTGCCCGATTTCGGCGTGCCGTATAATTCCGCCGCCAAGGCGCCGTTCACCGAACTCGGCGTACCCCGCGGCACTTATTACGGTTTCGTCAATCGCGACTTCCAGCGCACCAAGCAGGACATCGGTACGCTGAACGGCGAATTCCACATCACCGACGATCTGACCTTCAACAACAAGTTCCGGGCGCAAAAGTCGGTGCTGAACTACATCGGCACGATTCCGGAAGCCCCGAACCTTGTCACCCTGACCTATCAGGGCAATCCGCAGAGCCGCTATCAATCGACCGACGTGTTGGCGAACCAGTCCGACTTCACCTACAAGTTCGACACCGGCCCGATCAAGCATACCGCGGTGTTCGGCGTTGAAATTTCGCGCGAGCGCACCAGCATCGACTCGTATACCGGCCTTAGCTCGGAAGCCGTCGGCCCCGGTGCTTTCAGCGGGACAGGCGCCGTGCTGAACGCTTCGATCTTCAATCCGCCGAACCTGACCCCATTCCCCAACTTCAATCCCAAGCTGACGGGCAACGCGACCACCATTCCGGTCGATACCAACAGTGGTTACGTGATCGAGACCGCCAACTGGAGAGATGTCATTATCCTCAACGGCGGCATCCGCTACGACGATTACAACGTGAGCGCCCACAAGGCGGCGACGCCCGGAACGGTGGTGTCGAGCAACAGTGGCATGACCAACTGGAACGTCGGCATCGTCGTCAAGCCGGTGCCGTTTGCCAGCGTCTATGCCGCCTATGCGACGTCGTCCAATCCCGTCGGCGCCGAAGTCGACGGTACCTCCGCGAACTATGGCGGCCTCAATCCGACGGCAACGATCAACCAGATCTTCGCCCCGCAGCAGAGCAAGGCGGCGGAAGTCGGCACCAAGTGGGAATTGTTCGACCGCCACCTGCTGGTGACGGGCGCGCTGTTCCAGACCACCGTCAGCAATGCGCGCGAAGCCGTTCCCAACGGCTTGCCGAACGCCGGCACGATCGTCGCCGGTGCGGGATATCAGATTCAGGGCATCGACCTCGGCGTCGCCGGCAAGATCACCGACAAATGGAGTGTGTTCGGCGGTCTTGTTTTGATGACAAACCGGGTGAACAATTCGGTTGTTGCCAGCAATATCGGCCTGGGCCTTGCTAATATTGCCAACCAGTCCTTCAACGTGCTGACGAAATATCAGCTCACCGACGTCTGGGAAATCGGCGGTCAGGCAACCTACCGCTCCAAGATCTACGGCGGAACGCTGCTGATCGCGAACCAGGGAACGGTGCTGCCGGACTACTGGCGCTTCGATGCCTTCGTCGAAGCCAAAGTGACGAAGAACCTGACGGTCAAGTTCTTTGCCAACAACCTGACCAACAAGCTCTATTATGACGCCTTCTATCAAAGCGCGGCGCCATTCGTGTTCGTCGCGCCGGGCCGGTCGTTCTCGCTGGTGGCGAGCGCCAAATTCTAA
- a CDS encoding multidrug efflux system membrane fusion protein (product_source=KO:K07799; cath_funfam=2.40.50.100; cog=COG0845; ko=KO:K07799; pfam=PF16576; superfamily=111369; tigrfam=TIGR01730; transmembrane_helix_parts=Inside_1_40,TMhelix_41_58,Outside_59_423): MELSESKARTEARIARAFTVSDGSLNPLIGIQMATPKRSRWIVPVIAALVLMGGYTAWRQYGGAGKADQASAEQKARTGTPAIPVKIASVEKTDFPIYLNGLGTVQGFNTVVVRTRVDGQIDKIAFKEGQLVKEGDLLAHIDPRPFQAALDQAKAKKAQDEANLANANLDLQRFTKLGEFATRQQTDTQRSTVLQVTAQIAADDAAISNAQTQLDYTTIKAPIPGVVGLRQVDQGNIVNASTQTGIVTIAQIEPIAVIFTAPEQHLVDINEALAKQPLKVIALTTDGKRTLSEGTLSVVNNTVDTTSGTIRLKAVFDNKDHMLWPGLSVSTRLLVTTMKDAVVVPDDAVQHGTDGLYAFTVGQDNKAQMQKIKVGRSIDGRTVVEDGLSAGQRVIVAGQYKVQPGSVVANSIATSDASPAKAQ; the protein is encoded by the coding sequence ATGGAGCTTTCCGAATCCAAGGCTCGGACTGAGGCTCGGATTGCACGCGCCTTCACTGTGAGTGACGGTTCGTTGAACCCGCTGATCGGAATTCAAATGGCCACTCCCAAACGCTCCCGCTGGATTGTCCCGGTCATCGCAGCGCTGGTCCTGATGGGAGGATATACGGCCTGGCGCCAATATGGCGGCGCCGGCAAGGCCGACCAGGCCAGCGCCGAACAAAAGGCGCGCACTGGCACTCCGGCCATCCCGGTCAAGATCGCCTCCGTCGAAAAGACCGACTTCCCGATCTACCTCAACGGTCTGGGTACGGTTCAGGGTTTCAATACCGTGGTAGTGCGAACCCGGGTGGACGGCCAGATCGACAAGATCGCCTTCAAGGAAGGCCAGTTGGTCAAGGAAGGCGACCTGCTCGCGCACATCGACCCCCGCCCGTTCCAGGCGGCGCTCGACCAGGCCAAGGCCAAGAAGGCCCAGGACGAAGCCAACCTCGCCAACGCCAATCTCGATTTGCAGCGCTTCACCAAGCTCGGCGAGTTCGCGACGCGGCAGCAGACCGACACCCAGCGCTCCACCGTGCTGCAGGTGACCGCCCAGATCGCCGCCGACGACGCCGCCATCTCCAACGCCCAGACCCAGCTCGATTACACCACCATCAAGGCGCCGATCCCCGGCGTCGTCGGCTTGCGCCAGGTCGATCAGGGCAACATCGTCAATGCCTCGACCCAGACCGGCATCGTCACCATCGCGCAGATCGAGCCGATCGCGGTCATCTTCACCGCGCCGGAACAGCATCTGGTGGACATCAACGAAGCGCTGGCCAAGCAGCCGCTGAAGGTGATCGCGCTGACCACCGACGGCAAACGCACACTGTCGGAAGGAACGCTGTCAGTCGTCAACAACACGGTCGATACCACCAGCGGCACCATTCGTCTCAAGGCGGTGTTCGACAACAAGGACCACATGCTTTGGCCGGGCCTGTCGGTCTCGACGCGACTGCTCGTAACGACGATGAAAGACGCGGTGGTGGTCCCCGACGATGCGGTCCAGCACGGCACCGACGGGCTTTATGCCTTCACGGTCGGGCAGGACAACAAGGCTCAGATGCAAAAGATCAAGGTCGGCCGCTCGATCGATGGCCGTACCGTGGTCGAGGACGGGCTTAGCGCCGGACAGCGCGTCATCGTCGCCGGACAATACAAGGTGCAGCCGGGATCGGTGGTGGCGAACTCGATCGCCACGTCCGACGCGTCACCTGCAAAGGCGCAATGA
- a CDS encoding hypothetical protein (product_source=Hypo-rule applied; cath_funfam=3.30.160.140), whose amino-acid sequence MDELNGRMIACQILITGLIARVANESPDPLRFLSDYRDEIKAVVRGINIAGMENTDRVRQTALQTVDEMFSLMKPPSVD is encoded by the coding sequence ATGGACGAGTTGAACGGACGAATGATCGCCTGCCAGATTTTGATCACCGGACTGATCGCGCGCGTTGCCAATGAGTCACCCGATCCGCTGCGATTTCTCTCCGACTATCGCGACGAGATCAAAGCGGTGGTGCGCGGAATCAATATCGCGGGGATGGAGAACACCGATCGCGTCAGGCAGACCGCGCTGCAGACCGTCGATGAAATGTTCTCGCTGATGAAGCCGCCGAGCGTTGATTGA
- a CDS encoding biopolymer transport protein ExbD (product_source=KO:K03559; cog=COG0848; ko=KO:K03559; pfam=PF02472; tigrfam=TIGR02803; transmembrane_helix_parts=Outside_1_23,TMhelix_24_46,Inside_47_155) — MGVSLSEGSDDDDDFAESHEINVTPFIDVILVLLIIFMVAAPLSTVDLPIDLPTSTATPQKKPDKPTYVSIKSDLAVAIGENMVKRVDLVRSLDAMPDSNKERAIFLRADRAVPYGDMMDVLEMLRAGGYTKLKLVTLEGVPDASAVPPADKPKP; from the coding sequence ATGGGCGTCTCGCTATCCGAAGGCTCCGACGACGACGATGATTTCGCGGAATCCCACGAAATCAACGTCACGCCGTTCATCGACGTCATTCTGGTCTTGCTGATCATCTTCATGGTGGCAGCGCCGCTGTCGACCGTCGATCTGCCGATCGACCTGCCGACCTCGACGGCGACGCCGCAGAAGAAGCCGGACAAGCCGACCTATGTCAGCATCAAGTCCGATCTCGCGGTGGCGATCGGCGAGAACATGGTCAAGCGCGTCGATCTGGTGCGCTCGCTCGATGCGATGCCCGACAGCAACAAGGAGCGCGCGATCTTTTTGCGCGCCGATCGTGCGGTGCCCTATGGCGACATGATGGACGTGCTGGAAATGCTGCGCGCCGGGGGCTACACCAAACTCAAGCTGGTGACGCTGGAAGGCGTCCCGGACGCCAGCGCGGTGCCGCCGGCCGATAAACCGAAGCCCTGA
- a CDS encoding biopolymer transport protein ExbB (product_source=KO:K03561; cleavage_site_network=SignalP-noTM; cog=COG0811; ko=KO:K03561; pfam=PF01618; tigrfam=TIGR02797; transmembrane_helix_parts=Outside_1_104,TMhelix_105_127,Inside_128_212,TMhelix_213_235,Outside_236_254,TMhelix_255_277,Inside_278_319) translates to MFRMTLKLVVALSVLALGSPLLAQQKSAPAAPSAPLVTQAPVVQTPAMQTPVAPTPPLAQAQAPKAPSSIDAASAPAETAKSAKAVVANTLHELSPWSMFKNADLIVQAVMIGLAFASLVTWTVGIAKTLELSMAQRRLKGALKRIADSRSLSEAQLALGAKDTVLSSLLAAAMREGRMSAGISSDSGIKERAASSFAEIVRAEARRVRIGMGALATIGATSPFVGLFGTVWGIMNSFIGISKSQTTNLAVVAPGIAEALLATAIGLVAAIPAVIIYNHFARVTKGYLEQVSRASGAAGRLLSRDLDRTHGSSHSRAAE, encoded by the coding sequence TTGTTTAGAATGACTCTTAAGTTGGTTGTCGCGCTGTCGGTACTTGCACTCGGATCGCCGCTGTTGGCGCAGCAGAAGTCTGCGCCTGCGGCTCCCTCGGCTCCGCTCGTGACGCAGGCGCCGGTGGTTCAGACGCCGGCGATGCAGACGCCCGTCGCGCCGACCCCGCCGCTCGCCCAGGCACAGGCGCCTAAGGCGCCTTCTTCCATCGATGCGGCTTCGGCGCCGGCCGAGACCGCGAAATCCGCAAAGGCGGTGGTCGCCAATACGCTGCATGAGTTGTCGCCTTGGTCGATGTTCAAGAACGCCGACCTCATCGTTCAGGCCGTGATGATCGGTCTGGCCTTTGCGTCGCTGGTGACCTGGACGGTGGGTATCGCCAAGACGCTCGAATTGTCGATGGCGCAACGCCGCCTCAAGGGCGCGTTGAAGCGCATCGCGGATTCCCGCTCGCTGTCCGAAGCGCAGCTTGCGCTCGGTGCCAAGGATACGGTGCTGTCGTCGCTGCTCGCCGCAGCCATGCGGGAAGGGCGGATGTCGGCCGGCATTTCCAGCGACAGCGGCATCAAGGAACGCGCGGCGTCGAGCTTCGCGGAGATCGTACGCGCCGAGGCCCGCCGGGTCCGCATCGGCATGGGCGCGCTCGCCACCATCGGCGCGACGTCGCCCTTCGTCGGCCTGTTCGGCACCGTCTGGGGCATCATGAACAGTTTTATCGGTATTTCGAAATCGCAGACCACGAACCTTGCCGTCGTCGCACCGGGTATTGCGGAAGCCTTGCTGGCGACCGCGATCGGCCTCGTCGCGGCGATTCCGGCAGTCATCATCTACAATCACTTCGCGCGGGTGACGAAGGGCTACCTCGAACAGGTCAGCCGCGCCTCGGGCGCCGCCGGACGGCTGCTGTCGCGCGATCTCGACCGCACCCATGGCAGCTCGCATTCGCGCGCGGCGGAGTAG
- a CDS encoding HAE1 family hydrophobic/amphiphilic exporter-1 (product_source=KO:K03296; cath_funfam=1.20.1640.10,3.30.2090.10,3.30.70.1430; cog=COG0841; ko=KO:K03296; pfam=PF00873; superfamily=82693,82714,82866; tigrfam=TIGR00915; transmembrane_helix_parts=Inside_1_8,TMhelix_9_31,Outside_32_335,TMhelix_336_355,Inside_356_361,TMhelix_362_384,Outside_385_435,TMhelix_436_458,Inside_459_464,TMhelix_465_487,Outside_488_527,TMhelix_528_550,Inside_551_855,TMhelix_856_878,Outside_879_897,TMhelix_898_920,Inside_921_954,TMhelix_955_977,Outside_978_991,TMhelix_992_1014,Inside_1015_1048): protein MKDSISSPFIRYPIATSLLMAGILFVGLVAYPQLPVAPLPQVDFPTIQVAATLPGASPETMASSVAQPLERQLAQIPGVAQMTSTSSLGTAAVTIQFDLNRAIDGAANDVQAAINAAGGQLPKNLPSPPTYRKVNPADSPIMLLSATSDTLPITEVSDSVDAQLAQQISQISGVAQVSIGGQQKPAVRIQIDPAKLVAKNLALEDVRAQIAITTVDAPKGNIDGATRSYTIYANDQLPQSKDWNDVIIAYRNGGPLRIRDIGQAVTGPEDAKQAAWANGKRGVFLVIFKQPGANVIETVDKIKAALPRLVAAIPPTVKIDVLSDRTQTIRAAVEDVQYTLLLTIALVVMVIFVFLRSVWATIIPSITVPLALLGACALMWVFGYTLDNLSLMALTISVGFVVDDAIVMLENITRYIEEGDTPMEAALKGAGEIGFTIVSISISLVAVLIPLLMMGGIIGRLFREFAVTLTMAIFVSLVVSLTLTPMMASRFLREEKHAKHGWLYQMSENAFDAMLRAYERGLDLVLRWRLTTLCVFFATLALSVYLFVVIPKGFFPQQDTGLITASSEAAQDISFADMKAHQEELGKIVQADPDVASVAMSIGGSGGALNTGRMFITLKPRNERGANAMQIIARLRPKLEKVQGARLFMQAAQDIRLGGRATRTQFEYTLQDANLGELNEWAPKILAKMQTLPELRDVATDQQTKGTTLTLTIDRDNASRFGIQPQLIDDTLYDAFGQRQVTQYFTQLNSYHVILEILPELQGKLDTLDKIYIKSPTTGDQVPLSAFAKWTTVPVRPLSISHQGQFPAITISFNLAQGVALGQATEAVQNAMQGLGAPSTLNGTFQGTAQAFQQSLGTVPLLIMAALVVVYLILGILYESYIHPLTILSTLPSAGVGALAILMAFGFDFSLIALIGIILLIGIVKKNGIMLVDFAISAERDEHLTPEEAIRKAAILRFRPIMMTTMAALLGGVPLMLGTGTGSEIRQPLGYAMVGGLIVSQALTLFTTPVIYIYLDKFSNAISGWGRNRNADGEERSGTQEPAKQAAE, encoded by the coding sequence ATGAAGGACAGCATCTCGTCGCCGTTCATCCGCTACCCGATCGCCACCTCGCTGCTGATGGCGGGGATTTTGTTCGTCGGTCTCGTCGCCTATCCCCAGCTGCCGGTGGCACCGCTGCCGCAGGTCGATTTCCCCACCATTCAGGTCGCCGCCACCCTGCCCGGCGCCAGCCCGGAGACGATGGCGTCGTCGGTGGCGCAGCCGCTGGAGCGGCAGCTGGCGCAGATCCCCGGCGTCGCGCAGATGACCTCGACGAGTTCGCTCGGCACCGCCGCAGTGACGATCCAGTTCGACCTCAACCGTGCCATCGACGGTGCCGCCAACGACGTCCAGGCCGCGATCAATGCGGCCGGCGGGCAACTGCCGAAAAACCTGCCGAGCCCGCCGACCTACCGCAAGGTCAATCCGGCGGACTCGCCGATCATGCTGCTGTCGGCGACGTCGGATACCCTGCCGATCACCGAGGTCAGCGACTCCGTCGATGCGCAGCTGGCGCAGCAGATCAGCCAGATCTCCGGCGTGGCGCAGGTCTCGATCGGCGGCCAGCAGAAGCCCGCGGTGCGGATCCAGATCGACCCGGCCAAGCTGGTGGCGAAGAACCTGGCGCTGGAAGATGTCCGCGCCCAGATCGCCATCACCACGGTGGACGCGCCGAAGGGCAATATCGACGGCGCGACCCGCAGCTACACCATCTACGCCAACGACCAGTTGCCGCAGTCGAAGGACTGGAACGACGTCATCATCGCCTATCGCAATGGCGGCCCGCTGCGCATTCGCGACATCGGCCAGGCCGTCACCGGCCCCGAAGACGCCAAGCAGGCGGCCTGGGCCAATGGCAAGCGCGGCGTGTTCCTCGTCATCTTCAAGCAGCCGGGTGCCAACGTCATCGAGACCGTCGACAAGATCAAGGCGGCGCTGCCGCGGCTGGTGGCGGCCATTCCGCCGACAGTCAAGATCGACGTGCTCAGCGATCGCACGCAAACCATCCGCGCCGCGGTGGAAGACGTGCAGTATACGCTGCTGCTGACCATCGCGCTGGTGGTGATGGTCATCTTCGTGTTCCTGCGCAGCGTCTGGGCCACCATCATTCCCAGCATCACCGTGCCGCTGGCGCTGCTCGGCGCCTGCGCGCTGATGTGGGTGTTCGGCTATACGCTCGACAACCTCTCCTTGATGGCGCTGACGATCTCGGTCGGCTTCGTGGTCGACGACGCCATCGTCATGCTTGAAAATATCACCCGCTATATCGAGGAAGGCGACACGCCGATGGAGGCGGCTCTGAAAGGCGCCGGCGAGATCGGGTTTACCATTGTCTCGATCAGCATTTCTCTGGTCGCAGTGCTGATCCCATTGCTGATGATGGGCGGCATCATCGGCCGCCTGTTCCGCGAATTCGCGGTCACGTTGACCATGGCGATCTTCGTCTCGCTGGTGGTGTCGCTGACGCTGACCCCGATGATGGCGTCGCGGTTCCTGCGCGAGGAGAAGCACGCCAAGCATGGCTGGCTGTATCAGATGAGCGAGAACGCCTTCGACGCGATGCTGCGCGCCTATGAGCGCGGTCTCGACCTGGTATTGCGCTGGCGGCTGACCACGCTGTGCGTGTTCTTCGCGACGCTCGCCCTATCGGTCTATCTGTTCGTGGTCATTCCAAAGGGCTTCTTTCCGCAGCAGGACACCGGCCTGATCACCGCCTCCTCCGAAGCCGCGCAGGACATTTCCTTTGCGGACATGAAGGCGCATCAGGAAGAACTGGGCAAGATCGTCCAGGCCGATCCCGATGTCGCCAGCGTTGCGATGTCGATCGGCGGCAGCGGCGGCGCGCTGAACACCGGCCGCATGTTCATCACGCTGAAGCCGCGCAACGAACGCGGGGCCAATGCGATGCAGATCATCGCGCGGCTGCGGCCGAAGCTTGAGAAAGTCCAGGGCGCGCGGTTGTTCATGCAGGCGGCGCAGGACATTCGACTGGGCGGCCGCGCAACGCGGACGCAGTTCGAATACACGCTGCAGGACGCCAATCTCGGCGAGCTGAACGAGTGGGCGCCAAAGATTCTCGCCAAGATGCAGACGCTGCCGGAACTGCGCGACGTCGCCACCGACCAGCAGACCAAGGGCACGACGCTGACCCTGACCATCGACCGCGACAATGCCTCGCGGTTCGGCATCCAGCCCCAGCTGATCGACGACACGCTGTATGACGCGTTCGGCCAGCGTCAGGTGACGCAGTACTTCACCCAGCTCAACAGCTATCACGTCATCCTGGAGATCCTGCCTGAGCTGCAGGGCAAACTCGATACGCTGGACAAGATCTACATCAAGTCGCCGACCACCGGCGACCAGGTGCCGCTGTCCGCTTTCGCCAAATGGACCACGGTGCCGGTGCGGCCGCTGTCGATCAGCCACCAGGGCCAGTTTCCGGCCATCACCATCAGCTTCAACCTGGCGCAGGGCGTAGCACTCGGCCAGGCCACCGAGGCCGTGCAGAATGCGATGCAGGGGCTGGGCGCGCCCTCGACACTGAACGGCACCTTCCAGGGCACCGCACAGGCGTTCCAGCAATCGCTCGGCACCGTGCCGCTGCTGATCATGGCGGCGCTGGTGGTGGTCTATCTGATCCTCGGTATTCTCTATGAGAGCTACATCCATCCGCTGACGATTTTGTCCACCCTGCCCTCCGCCGGCGTCGGCGCGCTCGCCATCTTGATGGCATTCGGCTTCGACTTCAGCCTGATCGCACTGATCGGCATCATCCTGCTGATCGGCATCGTCAAGAAGAACGGCATCATGCTGGTCGACTTTGCGATCTCCGCCGAACGCGACGAGCACCTGACACCCGAAGAAGCGATCCGCAAGGCCGCGATCCTGCGCTTCCGGCCGATCATGATGACCACGATGGCGGCGCTGCTCGGCGGCGTGCCCTTGATGCTCGGCACCGGCACCGGCTCTGAAATCCGCCAGCCGCTCGGCTACGCCATGGTCGGCGGCCTGATCGTCAGCCAGGCGCTGACGCTGTTCACCACGCCGGTCATCTATATCTATCTCGACAAGTTCTCGAACGCGATTTCGGGCTGGGGCCGCAACAGGAATGCGGATGGCGAAGAGCGATCGGGCACGCAAGAGCCGGCGAAGCAGGCGGCGGAATAG
- a CDS encoding PKHD-type hydroxylase (product_source=KO:K07336; cath_funfam=2.60.120.620; cog=COG3128; ko=KO:K07336; pfam=PF13640,PF18331; smart=SM00702; superfamily=51197) yields MLICVPDVLSKSDVADFRRIMDAADWEDGRSTAGAQSALVKKNEQLPLDSEVARKLGNRVVSALTANPRFISAAIPLQIFPPLFNRYAASDGHHFGVHVDNAVRGDHLTGMRIRTDLSVTLFLSEPEEYDGGELVVEDNYGSHEVKLPAGDLVLYPASSLHLVTPVTRGMRVASFFWLQSMIRDAHARSMIFDLDCAIQSLVERLGRDDPETVKLTGIYHNLIRYWAEV; encoded by the coding sequence ATGCTGATCTGCGTACCCGACGTCCTGAGCAAAAGCGATGTGGCGGATTTCCGCCGCATCATGGATGCCGCCGACTGGGAAGACGGCCGCTCCACCGCCGGCGCGCAGTCGGCGCTAGTGAAGAAGAACGAGCAGTTACCGCTCGATAGCGAGGTCGCGCGCAAACTCGGCAACCGCGTTGTCTCGGCGCTGACCGCCAATCCGCGCTTCATCTCGGCGGCGATTCCGCTGCAGATCTTTCCGCCGCTGTTCAATCGCTACGCGGCGTCGGACGGGCACCATTTCGGCGTCCATGTTGACAATGCGGTACGCGGTGACCACCTGACTGGTATGCGTATCCGCACCGATCTGTCGGTGACGTTGTTCCTGTCGGAGCCAGAGGAATATGACGGCGGCGAACTCGTCGTCGAGGACAATTACGGCTCTCACGAAGTGAAACTGCCGGCCGGGGATCTGGTCTTGTATCCGGCCTCAAGCCTGCATCTGGTGACCCCCGTCACGCGCGGCATGCGCGTGGCGTCTTTTTTCTGGCTGCAGAGCATGATACGGGATGCCCATGCGCGCAGCATGATCTTCGATCTCGACTGCGCGATTCAGAGCCTTGTTGAACGCCTCGGGCGAGATGACCCTGAAACGGTCAAATTGACCGGCATCTATCACAATCTCATCCGCTACTGGGCCGAGGTATAA